A segment of the Marinitoga sp. 1197 genome:
TGATAATAGCTTCTTCTTGACCTACAACACGTTTGTGTAATTCTTTTTCAAGATTTAAAAGCTTTTCTCTTTCTTCTTCGAGCATCTTTTTTGCAGGAATACCTGTCCATTTTTCTATAACTTCTGCTATTCTATCCTCATCAACAATAACCTCTTCATCTTCTTTATCTTTTTCAGTTTCATATTGTTTTTTCAACTCATCTATCTGTTTTTCTAATTCGAATAAATCCTTCTTTTTTAATGCAGCCTTTTCGTACTCACCTTTAACAGTTAATTCATTAATTTCTTCTTCTAATTCTTTAACTTCGTATTCTAATTTTTTTATGTTAGATAACTTTGAACTTTTTTCTAATCTTGCTTTAGCAGATGCTTCATCTATCAAATCTATAGCTTTGTCTGGCAAGAACCTATCTGTTATATATCTATGAGATAATTTTACCGCTGCAACTACTGCGCTATCATCTATAACAACATTATGATGTTTTTCAAAAGTTTCTTTTAACCCTCTTAAAATTGCAATAGCATCTTCCTCATTTGGCTCATCTACCTGTACTGGTTGAAACCTTCTGGCTAATGCCTTATCTTTTTCTATATATTGCCTATATTCATCAAGCGTTGTAGCTCCTATAACACGTAATTCACCACGAGCTAAATCTGGTTTTAACATATTTGCTGCATCCATCGAATTACCTTCAGCTTTTCCCGCTCCAATTATTGTATGTAATTCATCTATAAAAAGGATAATTTTATCTCCCTGTTTTTTAACTTCATCTATAACATTTTTTAATCTTTCTTCAAATTCTCCTCTAAATTTTGCACCTGCTAATAATCTTCCCATATCAAGTTGTAATATTCTTTTTTCTATTAACGCATCAGGAACAGCTCCTTTTATAATTCTTTGCGCCAAACCTTCTACAATGGCTGTTTTACCAACACCCGGATCACCAACTAAAACAGGATTGTTTTTTGTTTTTCTGCTTAATATTTCTATAGTTCTTTGAATTTCAAGATCTCTACCAATTACAGGCATTAATTTTTTTTCTTCAGCCATTTTTGTCAAATCAATTGTAAATTGAGCTAAAACATCAGCTACATTCTCTTCCATTCCTTCTTTTGTGACTTTTATATTCTTGAGTTCTTCATATATTTCATTTGTTGTTAATCCATATTTTGAAAATAATTTTGCAGAATAAGATGTTCCTTCAAGCATAATAGCCAGTAATAAATGCAATGTTGTTATTAATTTGTGTTTTGTTTTTCTTGATTCGCTTTTGGCTATTTCAAATATTCTTTCCAATGTTGGAGAAATATATACTCTGTTATCTCTCATTCCCCCATATGAATATTGAACATTTTCCTCTAATTCATTTTCAATATTCTCCCGAATAGCTTCAACGTTTATAGTTTCAAATATTCTTTTTACATATTCATCATCGCTATCGAGTATAGAAAGAGTTATATGTTCTGGAGTTACTATGTTTGTGCCATAACCATTTGCAAGAGTTCTGGCGTTTTCTATTATTTCCAGTGCCTTTTCTGTGAAATTTTTTGGATTCATCATTTCATTCACCTCCATATATTTTTAAATTTTATTTTTAGCAATCTTAACATATATTTGCTAAAGACCTTTTAAAAAAATAATTTTCCGCAACCTCCGCTTTTTTAGACTTGAAATTTTTAAAAAAGTTCAAATACGAGATATTTTTAAGCAATCTTAACATATATTTGCTAAGATAATTTTACATCTTAAATGTTTCGTGTATATTAACAAAAATAAAAAACAGTGATAAATAATAACAATTAGAAATTGTAATGTTTTTTTAATTAGCATAATTAACATATTTTAAAAATCAACTCTTAACTGTTTTTTAAAATAATAATGTTTTAATTATTCTGGAGGTGGAAAAATGACAAAATTTGTAGATACCACTTTAAGGGACGGGCAACAATCTATTATTGCCACAAGAATGAGAACGGATGAATTTGAGCCAGTTTTAAATAAATTCGACGAAATCGGATTTCATTCAATGGAGGTATGGGGTGGAGCTACTTATGATTCCTGTATCAGATATTTAGACGAAGATCCATGGAATAGATTGAAAATCATTAGAGAAAAGTTAAAAAATACACGAATACAAATGCTTTTAAGGGGTCAGAATATTGTTGGGTATAGAAATTATGCCGATGATGTGGTGGAATTATTTATAAATAAAGTTGCAGATTACGGAATGGATATAATAAGGGTATTCGATGCATTAAATGATATAAGGAATTTGGAAAAAAGTATTGAAATTGCAAAAAAAAGAAAAATACATGTTCAGGGAGCTATTTCCTATACAATAAGTCCTGTTCATAATCTGGAATTTTATTTGAGTTTTGCTAAAGAATTGATAGACAAAGGCGTAGATTCAATTGTTATCAAAGACATGGCAGGTCTCTTAACTCCAAAAATGTCCTATCAATTGATTTCAGAATTAAAAAAGAAGTTTAATGTACCTATTGAATTGCATTCTCATAACACAGCCGGAATGGCATCGATTGCATATCAAGCAGCTATTGACGCTGGTGTTGATTTCATTGATACCGCTTTAAGTCCGTTTGCAAATGCGAGTTCTCAACCAGCGGTGGAGCCTTTTAATTTTGCTCTTGGAGAACCTTTGAATTCAGATTTATTATATGATTTAGCTCATCATTTCTGGAATGTTAGAGATAATCATGTTGAAAACGATATGAGAATGGTTTCCATAGATTCGAGAATATTAAAAGCACAAATCCCTGGAGGAATGTTCTCAAATCTCGTTTCGCAATTAAAATCACAAAAAATGATACATTTATTAGACGATGTTTTGAAGGAAGTGCCAAGAGTTAGAAAGGATCTTGGTTATCCACCTCTTGTAACCCCAACAAGTCAGATAGTTGGCGTTCAGGCTGTTTTAAACGTTATGTATAAAGAACGATATAAGTCCATAACAAAAGAAGTAAAAAATTATTTAAAAGGAATGTATGGAAAACCACCTGCCCCAGTTAATGAAGATTTATTAAAAAAAGCTTTAGGTAACGAAACACCTATTACCTGCCGACCTGCAGATTTATTGGAACCTGAAATTAATAAAGCTCGCGAAGAAATATGCGCATTGGCCGAGAATGATGAGGATTTATTAACCTATATTTTATTTGGCGAAGTTGGAAAAAACTATCTAAAGAAAAAATACGAGAAAGAAATTCAGGTTGATTTTGAACTCGTTGAAGAAAATGAAGAATTTTCAGAAGATGAAAGTGTATATCCTGTATAAAAAGAGGCTGCCATTAGCAGCCTCTTTTTATACATAAATTTATGTATTTATTTATTAAATATAGGAACAGGTATATTCAACCAATATAATGCTGTAAAGTCCGTAATTATAGAGAGTTTCCATAGAGATTTTTTACTGCTTAAATTATAACCATAACCACCAGAAATTCTAATTCCATCAAAGCCATATTTCCCATCTAATATTGAAAAATATTGATTCCATAATTTTTTTGATATATTTGTCCCTAAAATCATATTGCCTATTGTATCATAATATACATAAGGTTCAATTTTTAGAGTTTTTATATCAAATGCCGTCGATGTTTGTATATAATAATTATTATCTTTATATCCAAATAATATGTTATTTTCATAGTAATTCTGACTATTTATTGTATATGGGCTTTTTGTCAAACTAATTTGAATATCTTTTGATAAAAATTTAGAGTTTTCAAGTTGGAAAAAAATATTAATATTTAAATAATTTTTCTTTTTCAAATAAAATTCGAAATTTTTTGATATATTTATTTCAGAATATATATTATTATTTAGATATTTGAATTTTGCGAAGTTTTGAGTATAATAGTCAAGATAAACTCCTACAACAGGTATGATCTCATTAAAATCTGTTAATATTCCTCCACCTATTCCATAATTAATTCCTTCGCTAATAGCGGCATAAATAACCCCTACGTCATCATTTTCAATATACGGAAATAAGATTCCATATTTTAACTCCTCCTTGTACTTATTAACATTATTTATTTTAAAATTTTTATTATAATTATCCAGTTCTTTTTTTTGCGGTTTATAAATAAAAATTTTAGATTCTTTTGCTAAATCAGAATTTTTAATTCTGGATAAATGATATCCCTCTTCATTATAATATAAAAAATATAAATTTTCATTCAGAACAACCGGGTAAAAGACTCCATATATGTGGTTTGTTAATTTCGTCAATTTTTTTGTTTTTAAATTCAGCGAATAAATATTAAAAATATTGTCTTCATAATTTGCGGTATAATATAATTTGTTGTTTTTTATGAATATATTCATTTCTGTATATTTGTCGTTTGTAACTTGTATTAAATCATAATTATTTAAATCAATATAATAAATATCATTTTGATTGTTTATATTCCCGGAAAAATATATTTTATTATTTGAGTAATAAAAGTCATTTACTATATATTTTCCCCAGTCTAATACTTTTCGTATTTTTGAATCTCTTAAATCCCATATAAATATTGCGGTTAAACCATTATTTATTTTTGTATATACTATACGATTATTATCAATAAATTTAAATGTTTTAACTCTTTTATCAATTAAAGTATCTGATATAGGGCAGTCGCATTTTAAATATAATAAATTCATGTTTTCGATCTGAGTGATATATGTGATTTTCCCATCATCTGAAATATCAAAATTTCTTATATCAGGTAATATTAATTTATTTCCTTTATATACACCACTTCTTTTTCCTGGAGATTGCTTATAATAATATAAGTAATTGCCATCTGTTTTAAGGTTCGAAGTATAATGGTATGAATCATCTAAAGCTTTATAATCGCTATCATATCCTTTGTTTAATAGCTCTATATATTCGTTTTTATATTTTACTTTTATATATAATAAAAAGTCATTCCATTTTTCATCTGTAACTCTTTCAAACGATGTGCTTATCGTGCTGAAAAATAAATGTGAATTTATATCTTTTATTATTTCTCTTAATTTATCTTCACCATATTTTTCAGAAATTTCTTTTGTGAAAATAGCTCCATACATATAATTAAAACCCGCAGGACTCCAGATATCTTTTGATGCTCCACTTCCAAGACTATATCGCGGGTATTCCTTGGATAATATTTCGGCTTTTAAATACATGTTAAACAAATCATTTTGAAATCTTCCTTTAAAATATTTACTCTCCATATATATGGATAAACCTTCATGTAAATAGCTGGGTTCCCATGAAGATATTAATATTTTTTTTATTATATTATCTGGAATCCATGATATATATTTATTTGTCATATTTCCATAAAATATATGGTTTAATTCATGAGAAAATACAAAAGGAATCCAATTTTCAACATTTGTGCTCAATCCCATTTTTGCTTGAGGAGAATTTATATATAATCTGATAATATTAATTTGAGGAACGGCAAAAGCGTTTACAAAATCAACATCATCAAAAATAAAAACTGTAATACTACCGGGTTTTGTATCATAAAATCCCGAATAATCTTCATATAATTTATCGGAAACATTTTTTAATTCATCATAATATAGATATAAATCTTTTTCAAATACAAATTTAAAATATTTTGTTTCCTTTTCATAAGCTTTCTGAGAGAAGTTGTAAATCATTTCTCCATAAGATATTAAAGCTATTAGAAACATAAAAAATACTACTAAAAATTTTTTCACATTTACACCTCCAATAAAATATGCTATAATAAAAATATGCTAAATATATTTATCTAAAGGAGTCATACTATGAAAGCTGTTATTATTGATGGTTATGTTGATGAACCTGCAATTTTAGGTGTTCCACCCTATGTTTCCCCATATATAAGATATGCTGCTGGTGCATTGTATTATCATGGTATTGACGTTGATTATTATACCATAGATCAAGTTAGAAAAGGCACAATGTGGCAATCATTTAATAATTACGAATATTTAATAATCATTGCTGGTGTTACGGTACCTGGACATTATCTTGGCGGAACCCCAATTTCTTTAAGTGAAATAAATAGATTATTCTCTTTAAACAAAGAGCCATTAAGAGTATTAGGCGGACCAATTGTAAAAGGCTACACATTAACAGGCGGAAGAAGAGCAGTAAAAATAGCATCAGATAATATAGATTATATAGTAGAAGGAGACATTGAAAAATTCCTGTTTAAATATCCCATTTCTGATGACTTCAATTTAAAGGACAAATCTGACTATGATTTAATTTCAAAAATAGCACCTCTTGGTGCTGAAATATTAAAAAAACATCCAAGGTATCCAGATATTATAGTTGAAATGGATGTGTCCCGAGGATGCGAAAGAACCAATGGTTTTTGTTCTTTCTGTACAGAACCGTTAATAAATGGAAAATATAGAGAACGACCTTTAAAAGATCTATTGGATGAGGCAATATCTATTTCAAAGATAGGAGTTAAGAATTTTAGATTTGGAAGAGCTGCGGACTTTCTTGCTTATGGTTCGTTATTAAATAATGGAGAACCAAATATATATCTATTTGACGAATTATATAGTGAAATGTCAAAAATTGCGGATATTATTCATACTGATAATGCAAACCCTGCATATATTATAAAACATAAAAACAAGATTAAAAAAATACTGGAAATTATAGTTAAATATAACACTGCAGGAGATATTCTCTCTTTTGGTATAGAATCGTTTGATAAAGAGGTTATATTAAAAAATAAAATTGATATTATGCCTGATGAAGCTATAGAGGCTATAAGAATTGTAAATGAAATTGGAAAAGCACGAGATGAAAATGGAATCCCGAAATTATTGCCTGGTATAAACCTATTATTTGGATTGATAGGTGAAACGAAAAATACCTTTGAGATAAATAGGAAATATATGGAAAAAATTATGCAAGAAGATTTGTTAGTTAGAAGAATTAATATTCGCCAGGTAATGGCATTTCCAGGAACATTATTATATAATATTAAACCAAAACAACATAAAAAAGATTTTATAAAATTTAAAGAATATATGGAAAAGTATAATAATGAGATGCTTAAAAAAGTTTTTCCGGTTGGCAGTATATTAAAAAATTTAATAATAGAAGATATACAGGGAAAAGTTTCATTTGGAAGGCAACTGGGAACATATCCTATAAAAACAGGAGTAATAGGGAAATATGATATTTTCCAAAAATTGAATGGTGTTGTAATAGATCACGGTTCAAGATCAATTACGGCCTTAAAATTACCTTTTGATATTAATACAGCTACTATTGAAGAATTATCAGCAATTAATGGTATAGGAAAAAAAACAGCAGAAAATATTATTTTGATGAGACCAATAAAGAATTTAAATGATTTAAAAAATATGAGCAATAATATAAAACATATTTTAAACAAACTCAATTCCATTAACAGGGGGGGATTTTATGAGTAAGGTTAGGGTACTTGGTATTTTTATTCACGATCGAAAAAAAGAAGCAGGTGAAGTTCAAAGGCTTCTCACTGGGTTTGGTTGCATTATAAAAACAAGATTAGGCTTACATGATGCATTTGATGATGATTGCAGCGACAGAGGTTTGATACTTTTAGAATTATCAGGGAATGAAAGTTTATGGGGAGATTTAGAAGACAAATTGTCAAAAATTGAAGGTATAAAAGTTCAAAAAATGGATTTTGAATATTAAAAAAAGCAACCCTGACGGGTTGCTTTTTTTAATGCTTATTTGTCTTCTTCATTGATTTTTAATATTGCCAGAAAAGCATTTTGAGGTATTGTTACTCGTCCAATTTGTCTCATTCTCTTTTTTCCTTCTTTTTGTTTTTCGAGCAATTTCATTTTTCTTGTAATATCGCCACCATAACATTTAGCAAGTACATCTTTTCTGTAAGCCTTTATGGTTGATCTTGCGATTATCCTTCCATCGCCTTTTGCTTGAATTGGTATTTCAAATTGATGTTTTGGTATTAAATCTTTTAATTTTTCCACCATTTTTTTAGAAACCTCATACATTTTACTTTTATGCACAATAAAAGATAATGCTTCAACTGGTTCTCTATTTACTAAAATCGTTACTTTTATTAAATCAGATTTTCTATATCCAATTAATTCGTAATCCATAGATGCATAACCACGACTAATAGCTTTCATTCTATCAAAAAAGTCAAATATTATCTCACCAAGCGGAACTTCGAAGTGCATAACAACTCTATCTTTACCAGCATTAGATACAGAGATAAATTCCCCTCTTTTTTCATTCTGAACTACTCCCATTAATCCTCCCATATATTCTGTTGGAGTTATTATATCTAATTTCACATAAGGTTCATAAACTTCTTCTAACAAATCCTGATCCGGAAATTGTGTTGGGTCATGGATTTCCATTTCTTCACCATTTTTAGTTTTAACTTTATACACAACATTAGGAGCTGTTAATATTATAGCCAGCTCAAATTCCCTTTCTATTCTTTCTCTTACAACATCCATGTGTAAAAGTCCTAAAAAACCACATCTGAATCCAAAACCCAGTGCTGGTGAATGTTCTGGCACAAAAGTTAAAGCTGCATCATTTAACTTTAGTTTTTCAAGAGCTTTTCGTAATTCCTCATAGTAATCCGGTACTCCAGGATAAATTCCTGCATATACCATGGGCTTTACTTCTTTATACCCCGGAAGAGGTTCATCTACAGGGTCACTGGCACTTGTAACAGTATCTCCAACACGAGCTAATTCAACATCTTTAATACCAGCTATTATATACCCAACCTCACCAGCAGACAGAGAATCTGTTTTTTGCATTTCAGGGTGAAATATACCAACTTCAACAACTTCATATTTTTCTTTATTTGACATTGTCATTATTTTATCTCCTGGTTTTACGGTTCCGCTGAATATTCTTGTATAAATAATAACCCCTCTATATTTGTCATATTTTGCATCAAATATCAAAGCCTTTAATTTATCATTATGTGTTCCTTTGATTGTTGGTGCAGGAATCCTTTTTATAATTTCTTCTAATAGGTTTTCAACACCTTCTCCTGTTTTTCCTGAAATTTTCATTGCTTCTTCACCAGAAATTCCTATTAAATCCTCAATTTCTGCTAATGTTTCCTCAATATTGGCATTTGGTAAATCTATTTTATTTATTGCAGGAATTATTTCTAAATCATTCTCTATTGCAAGATACGTGTTAGCAACAGTTTGAGCCTCTACGCCTTGTGACGCATCAACAAGCAATACAGCTCCTTCACAAGCCGCAAGACTTCTTGAAACTTCATATGTAAAGTCAACATGACCAGGAGTGTCTATTATATTTATCTCATAAGTATTGCCATCTTTAGCATCATACATAATTTTAACAGGTTGGGATTTTATGGTTATACCTCGTTCCTGTTCAATATCCATCATATCAAGATATTGGTCATGCATCTTTCTTTTTTCAACGCTTTTTGTAAGTTCCAGTATTCTATCAACAAGAGTGGTTTTTCCGTGATCTATATGAGCAATTATGCTTATATTTCTAATCAGCTCCGGATTATACACAAAAACACCTCCAAACACTTTTTACTTATTATATCAAAATTTTCTTTAAAAAATATGACGAATGAATAGCTTTAAGCTTTTAATATATTAAAAATTTATATGTATTCACCAATTAAATTAACAGGTATATCAATAATCTCTTTTATTTTTTCATAATCATTTCTTTTCAAAGTAACAATTGCACATGTTGCAGGTCCTGCACTTTTATATACATCTAAAACAATATTTTTAGATAAAATAAAATTCAAATTTTCTGTTTTTGCTATTTCATTCGCTTCATACAATAATCCTTTTGAGCCAACTGGCAAAATTTCATGTATGAAATTAAGATTCCTCAACTTTAATAATTCAGAAATGGTTAAAATATCTTTACTCCCAACAACTTCTTCACCAACTTTTGGAATTCCAATTACTAAAGCTATATCTCCCGAAACTGTTAAAAAATTTATGTTTCTTTTTTTTATACCAATTACTGTTATTCCCATTCCTGTTTGAATTACAGGAAAGTTTTCTTCTGTACTGCCCGTGATTATTTTATCCATATCAAGTTTTAACGGTTTTACAGCTTTTTTTATACCTTCTAAAATTTTTTTTCCTGTATTATTCATTTCAACTGAAAGAGTGTTTACTATTGCAATAGGATATGCTCCATACGCAATAATTTCAGATAGCGCAACATGAGCTCCAAAATAACCAACTATTTCAGGCGGAACTTTAACTATATCCTTTTCTTTATTTCCAATTGCTCCAGAAGAATCACAGGCAATTACTATTTCTTTTTTCTTATCCAGTTCTATAATGCTCAAATCTCTAAACTTTTTAATTTTCATACACCCACCTTTTTCTTTACCTTTAACATATCTTTTTTAAAATTCCAAAATTGTTTTTATATTCTATTTCTATTAGACTGCCAAAATCACAACTAAAATTCCACATTTTATCGATGTCCAATCTAAGCAAATAAACAATAATAATTCGAATTACTCCACAATGTGAAACTATTAAATATGTTTTATTTTCATTCTTTTTTTTCTCAATAAAATTAACAACTCTATTATAAAATTCTATAAAACTTTCTCCACCTGGAAATATAAAATTCTTGTAATCTCGTATCCATTTAATATACTCATTTTCGTATTCTCTTTGTATAGTTTCTATGTTTTTACCTTCAAAATATCCAAAATTTATTTCTTTTAATTCTTCTCTTTTTTCAACCTTAATATTAAAAATTTTTGCTACTTCCAAAGCTGTATAATATGACCTTTTTAAAGGACTGGAATATATTTTATCAATTTTCTTATCCCTTATTTTCTCTTTTATAATTTCTATTTGTATCTTCCCTTTTTTTGTTAACGGAAAATCACTCCACCCACTATATATTTTCTTTACATTAGCTTCCGTTTCACCATGCCTTATCAATATTAAATTCAAGATAAAACACCTCTAAATATATATAATAAAAATAAAAATATACTTTGTGAAGATTCTATTATTAGTCCTATTGTATCACCAGTCATTCCACCAATTTTGCTTTTTATATATTTTGTTATTAATATAACCATCAAAAAACTCAAAATTATCGGTATTAATATATATTTATTAAATATTACAATTGATATTATTAAAATTAAAATCATCGAAAATAACGCTTCTTTTAATCCACAATTATCTATAAACACATTACCTATCCCCTGTTCTTTTCTCGCATATTCACTAAAAGAAGCTGCTAATATAGCAGAGATCCTACCAATTGCAGGCGTTAATATCAAAAATTTATAATCAAGATAATAACTCAACAAAAGAGCTGGGGCAAATACCATAAAAAGCCCTAACACACCAAATGTTCCTATTCTACTATCTCTCATAATTTCAAGAATTCGTTCTTTACTTCGGTTACTAAAAATCCCATCAAATGAATCTGCAACACCATCAATATGCAAACCACCTGTTATCCATATATAAAATATCCATATCATTAAAATTATTATTGACTTATCTAAATATGGTTCAAATATCGAAAATACATACATAAAAAAACCAATAAAGAGACCTAATAATGGTAAAAATAATATACCTTTTGCAAAATCTTTTTCATTAAATTCAAAATTATATTTTATAGGTATTCTTGTAAAAAAAGTTATTATTAAAATAATACTTTTCATAATCCACCCCACTACTTTAATTTTAAAGGTATTCCAGATATTGTTATATATACTTCATCAGAATTCTTAGCTAAATATTGATTTATTCTTCCTGCAATATCTCTGAATATATTTCCTAATTTATATGAAGGAACTATCCCCATTCCAACTTCATTTGTAACTATAATCATATTTTTTTCTTTTATTTTTATGATTTTAATCAACTTTTCTACTTCAACAAAAATCTCTTTTTCAATTTCATCTATTTTATTATAATCAATTTTATCAAAATCAATATTGTATTTCAAAAGTAAATTTGAAACCATTAACGTCATGCACTCAAAAATAATTGTGTCTGAAATTAAAAATTCTTCATTATTTAATAAATTATCAAAATTTTTAAACTGTTCTAGTGTTTTCCAGTCTTTTGGCCTAGCATTTTTATGTTTTTTTATTCTGTTCCTCATTCCATCATCAAATGGTATTGCTGTTGCTATATATAAAATATTATTTCCAAATTTCTTTGCTATTTTTTGCGCAAATGTGCTTTTTCCACTCCTTGCACCACCTGTAACCATAATAATTTTAGCCATATTACACCTCCTATAATTTCCATTCACCATAGGAAATCTTCCTGTTAAATAATACGTATTCATTTTACCATAAATAGTACATAGTTTATTTATTTTAATTTTTGATTGTCTATAATGTATTAAAATTTTTAGAATTTAAAAGTTTAAGAAAGCCTTTTAATTCTCACATCAGAATTTACGAATTTATAATGAAAAATAATGGATTTTTGACAATTGAAAATATAGTACATATATGATACAATATCATTGAAAAGTAAATACCTCCGGAATTAAAGGTGAGAAATCTTAATAGGGAAGGCGGTGAAAATCCGTCACGGCCCCGCCACCGTAACTGGGGACGAAACCAGCAAAAGCCACTGGTATAAACCGGGAAGGCGCTGGAAGTAGGAAGATCCAGAAGTCGGGAGACCTGCCTTTAATTCCAGAGCAATCCCATTTGCGAGGGCAATTGGGATAGAATTTTTATTTTTATAGGAGGTGGCAGTATGAAAGTTCAGGAGTTTTTAGGAAAAAATTTTCTAAAGGAGTATGGGATTAAAGTACCAGCGTCATATCTGATAAGACCAGAAAACGATATTAGAGTTCAATTCTTACCAGCAGTATTAAAATCGCAAGTATTAGTTGGAGGTCGTATGAAGGCTGGTGGTGTATTATTTGCCAAAGATGAAAATGAATTTTTGTCTAAAACAAAAGTTCTACTAAAGAAAGAAATTAAAGGTGAAAAACCGTATGGTGTTCTCATCGAAGAAATGATACCTTTTGAAAAAGAATATTATATTTCTCTTGTATTAGATAGAGAAAAAAAAGATATTATTATATTATATTCTGAAAATGGCGGTATTGATATTGAAGAAAATAAAGATAGCATAAAAAAATTAAATTTTGAAAATTACGAAGAGTTTTTACCAGAAAAAATACAAAAAATTATACCAAATCTAAGAAAATTATTTAGAGAAAAAGATTTAACTTTATTAGAAATCAATCCATTAGTTGAAGATAGTAAAGGAGAAATATATGCTCTTGATAGTGTAATGCATCTTGATGATAACGCAATATTCAGACAGGAATGGGCAAAGGATTTTATCAAAGAGGAATATCCTTTTCATTTTGTCAAATTAAATGGAGATATAGGCATAATTGGTTGTGGTGCAGGAATAGTTATGGCTACAATGGATGCTGTAAAATTAGCTGGTGGAGAACCAGCAGATTTTCTGGATCTTGGCGGAGGAGCAGA
Coding sequences within it:
- a CDS encoding ATP-grasp domain-containing protein, which gives rise to MKVQEFLGKNFLKEYGIKVPASYLIRPENDIRVQFLPAVLKSQVLVGGRMKAGGVLFAKDENEFLSKTKVLLKKEIKGEKPYGVLIEEMIPFEKEYYISLVLDREKKDIIILYSENGGIDIEENKDSIKKLNFENYEEFLPEKIQKIIPNLRKLFREKDLTLLEINPLVEDSKGEIYALDSVMHLDDNAIFRQEWAKDFIKEEYPFHFVKLNGDIGIIGCGAGIVMATMDAVKLAGGEPADFLDLGGGAEKEITLQALNLLRDNGIKRIILNIFGGITKCDEIANGLVEFKKQNPEINLFIRLTGTNEENAKKILKENELSYYEDMYSMILDAVRMVRIHD
- the cobC gene encoding alpha-ribazole phosphatase encodes the protein MNLILIRHGETEANVKKIYSGWSDFPLTKKGKIQIEIIKEKIRDKKIDKIYSSPLKRSYYTALEVAKIFNIKVEKREELKEINFGYFEGKNIETIQREYENEYIKWIRDYKNFIFPGGESFIEFYNRVVNFIEKKKNENKTYLIVSHCGVIRIIIVYLLRLDIDKMWNFSCDFGSLIEIEYKNNFGILKKIC
- a CDS encoding AIR synthase related protein; its protein translation is MKIKKFRDLSIIELDKKKEIVIACDSSGAIGNKEKDIVKVPPEIVGYFGAHVALSEIIAYGAYPIAIVNTLSVEMNNTGKKILEGIKKAVKPLKLDMDKIITGSTEENFPVIQTGMGITVIGIKKRNINFLTVSGDIALVIGIPKVGEEVVGSKDILTISELLKLRNLNFIHEILPVGSKGLLYEANEIAKTENLNFILSKNIVLDVYKSAGPATCAIVTLKRNDYEKIKEIIDIPVNLIGEYI
- the cobU gene encoding bifunctional adenosylcobinamide kinase/adenosylcobinamide-phosphate guanylyltransferase, producing the protein MAKIIMVTGGARSGKSTFAQKIAKKFGNNILYIATAIPFDDGMRNRIKKHKNARPKDWKTLEQFKNFDNLLNNEEFLISDTIIFECMTLMVSNLLLKYNIDFDKIDYNKIDEIEKEIFVEVEKLIKIIKIKEKNMIIVTNEVGMGIVPSYKLGNIFRDIAGRINQYLAKNSDEVYITISGIPLKLK
- the cobS gene encoding adenosylcobinamide-GDP ribazoletransferase gives rise to the protein MKSIILIITFFTRIPIKYNFEFNEKDFAKGILFLPLLGLFIGFFMYVFSIFEPYLDKSIIILMIWIFYIWITGGLHIDGVADSFDGIFSNRSKERILEIMRDSRIGTFGVLGLFMVFAPALLLSYYLDYKFLILTPAIGRISAILAASFSEYARKEQGIGNVFIDNCGLKEALFSMILILIISIVIFNKYILIPIILSFLMVILITKYIKSKIGGMTGDTIGLIIESSQSIFLFLLYIFRGVLS